The Mesorhizobium sp. M1D.F.Ca.ET.043.01.1.1 genome contains a region encoding:
- a CDS encoding AAA domain-containing protein, whose product MSVRTELLRFLREPAMFAATADDPQIWLDALENFVGPALAQPGQYPLRPAQIVAWQGLANARAGLVLGPPGTGKTHLLAWLILGYMHARVAAGLPCRVYATAFTRNAIGNLLDAVSARRDEAWSAGPEVWFFGNTPEAGVASNVRVQDRLYGDGLDNAFSVLNAPAVVVGGSVWSLYRLLAADRAPNADGLTGELFDLVCIDEASQLVLSHGLLGLAGMKPGGRVVVAGDDRQLPPIRAGRDVTLDNRALGGSLYSFMASAGAPEFRLDETFRLNAPLARFPEAAFYPGEYRSAVPNEVLALRTGWQDGLDDWEQAVIAPDLPLCVILHDGPPAATSNPFEAHLAARFAQLLEPRLETDAFWMDGLAVISPHRAQNASIRSLLPPTLRRGAFVDTVDKIQGKERDAVILTYTVADAEFALAEAEFIFSSERLNVAITRARRKLIVLISRRLLDAVPGDQDLMDKAERLREFVFGCAVIGERTLPDGQGGSVRVQIRARGFQEPAVLADPPSRAEPPLPDLTAAQLAVLAAVRKVALADRRNGAALRALGQALARRDDLLPDLVALHHAGHITLSEPRSGFWVARPLDATRTVYAATIESVRARIAQVVTESRSGPFAPFYWRLRDRFAWMNARGQDILLPILQALALDSVVTIRDSERGLTIDIPATASPQPAAANETLPEVSDDDFEVLNALESAEAHRINFGVFESWTSAATLADEMRRDRTEVSAAIGRLATDGWVLLAEEGRVRSRMAELAREIRYAKQRFAAGDAARRPYVVRSLKVEVRDRDKPHWGQSVGAAFAAVSAGLPREEQHVLEALRQTLVGMWGPKAAIAGFQARGLQSLLAAWSGDGPQSFVIAADTGSGKTEAALLPLITAAAADRLRGVRGVRAVLTYPRTRLAANQAQRLAGYLAALSQQSRMPTVTMGLQFTQVPRTFAVADEAAGWRRQANGVWSFPLFGCPTCDRELLAHEAEGVEGADSLRCTNCGWSYDGWIGTKVGLERTPPNFFLPTTDSLHQWLHAPHYSSLFGDREGWAPPRALLADEIHLYTHIHGAQVGYALRRLAARCARNSGGGTVLAIGMSATLGDPATAWGRLIGREDVVPITPDTAAGERQPNPKGREYYYFVQPEAESRGQDISGASTTVQSFMCLAHGMRRRTGHQGGYRSLVFLDSIDKVRRLHAVYQDAEEIKRLASFRTRFYPDDPVTGQPRTDCCQEPHGCEIFRDGECWWFAANDSRQVGPSGLRRRDWPLTVAPQPVTSATTGRVEELIRRSDVVFATSSLEVGYDDPDISLVYQQYAPQNLASFIQRKGRGGRGVDDRPVTGVTLSLYSARDSWWFRRPSEMVNPRGFDTPLNPNNHFVRRGQVLSAMLDGAARFAAVVGVSPLLPGGRLAPGALAEAETMVREVFQEDVWLEFGAADLEQLWTHALEQARPEHSLETLAQIRIAVGWIQLLVREREPASTAGLNV is encoded by the coding sequence ATGAGCGTTCGCACAGAACTGCTTCGCTTCCTCCGGGAACCGGCGATGTTCGCAGCTACTGCGGACGATCCGCAGATTTGGCTAGACGCGCTAGAGAACTTCGTAGGGCCGGCGCTCGCGCAACCCGGCCAGTATCCGCTCCGCCCAGCGCAGATTGTTGCCTGGCAAGGCCTGGCGAACGCTCGAGCGGGCTTGGTCTTAGGTCCACCAGGAACCGGTAAGACCCATCTGCTCGCCTGGCTAATCCTCGGCTACATGCACGCCCGCGTCGCGGCGGGATTGCCGTGCCGTGTCTACGCAACCGCTTTCACGCGCAATGCTATCGGCAATCTGCTCGATGCGGTATCCGCAAGGCGAGACGAGGCGTGGTCCGCAGGGCCGGAGGTTTGGTTTTTTGGCAATACGCCGGAGGCCGGCGTAGCGTCGAATGTGAGAGTACAGGACCGCCTCTATGGCGATGGTCTTGACAACGCTTTCTCTGTCCTGAATGCGCCGGCAGTAGTGGTTGGCGGTTCTGTATGGTCACTTTATCGCTTGCTAGCCGCTGACCGAGCGCCGAACGCCGATGGGTTAACAGGCGAACTGTTCGACCTCGTCTGCATCGACGAGGCCTCCCAGTTAGTGCTCAGTCATGGCCTCTTAGGCCTTGCGGGAATGAAGCCGGGCGGCCGCGTCGTAGTGGCGGGTGACGATCGTCAACTGCCGCCCATTCGTGCTGGGCGGGACGTGACTCTGGATAATCGCGCGCTTGGAGGCTCGCTGTACAGCTTCATGGCTTCCGCTGGTGCGCCGGAGTTTCGGTTGGACGAAACCTTCCGCCTAAACGCCCCGCTCGCCCGCTTCCCGGAGGCCGCCTTCTATCCGGGCGAATACCGATCCGCGGTGCCGAACGAGGTGCTAGCCTTGCGTACCGGTTGGCAAGATGGTCTCGATGACTGGGAACAAGCCGTCATCGCCCCCGATCTGCCGTTGTGCGTGATTCTGCATGACGGCCCACCGGCCGCGACCAGTAATCCGTTCGAGGCTCATTTGGCCGCAAGGTTCGCGCAATTGCTCGAGCCACGCCTGGAAACTGACGCCTTCTGGATGGATGGGCTGGCGGTGATAAGCCCGCATCGAGCGCAGAATGCATCCATCCGAAGCCTTCTGCCCCCCACGCTTCGGCGTGGAGCCTTCGTGGACACTGTCGATAAGATCCAAGGCAAGGAGCGAGACGCCGTTATCCTCACTTATACGGTCGCAGATGCGGAGTTTGCACTAGCCGAGGCGGAGTTCATCTTCAGTTCGGAGAGATTGAATGTCGCCATCACCCGAGCCCGGCGAAAGCTCATCGTCCTCATCAGTCGTCGACTTTTAGACGCTGTGCCGGGCGACCAGGACCTCATGGACAAGGCCGAGCGTCTGCGGGAGTTTGTTTTCGGTTGCGCAGTCATCGGTGAGAGAACTCTGCCTGACGGTCAGGGCGGCAGCGTTCGGGTTCAAATCCGAGCGCGCGGCTTTCAAGAGCCTGCTGTCCTGGCAGACCCGCCATCGCGTGCTGAGCCGCCCTTGCCGGATCTGACAGCCGCTCAACTCGCTGTGCTGGCGGCAGTCCGAAAAGTTGCATTGGCAGACCGCCGCAATGGAGCTGCACTGAGAGCCCTTGGCCAGGCGCTGGCACGCCGCGACGATCTACTGCCAGACCTTGTGGCACTACACCATGCTGGTCACATCACCCTCAGCGAGCCGCGTTCCGGCTTCTGGGTGGCACGCCCGTTGGACGCAACTCGGACGGTCTATGCCGCGACAATAGAGAGTGTGCGGGCGCGCATCGCCCAAGTCGTGACGGAATCGCGGTCCGGTCCCTTTGCTCCCTTCTACTGGCGTTTACGAGATCGCTTTGCATGGATGAACGCCCGAGGTCAGGACATCTTGCTTCCGATCCTGCAGGCGCTGGCGCTGGACAGCGTGGTCACTATCAGGGATTCGGAACGCGGTCTGACCATCGATATTCCTGCGACTGCCAGTCCGCAGCCCGCGGCGGCGAACGAGACATTGCCTGAAGTCAGCGATGATGATTTCGAGGTTCTCAATGCTCTTGAGAGCGCCGAGGCCCATCGCATCAACTTCGGCGTTTTCGAGTCATGGACGTCGGCTGCGACGCTCGCCGACGAAATGCGCCGTGATCGGACTGAGGTGTCCGCGGCGATCGGGCGTCTGGCCACTGACGGCTGGGTGCTACTCGCAGAGGAAGGTCGCGTCCGCAGCCGTATGGCGGAACTTGCACGAGAAATCCGTTACGCTAAGCAGCGGTTCGCAGCAGGCGACGCCGCTCGACGGCCGTATGTGGTTCGCAGCCTTAAGGTGGAGGTACGAGACCGCGACAAGCCGCATTGGGGCCAATCTGTCGGCGCCGCCTTCGCGGCGGTTTCGGCCGGACTTCCTCGCGAAGAGCAGCACGTGCTTGAGGCGTTGCGCCAAACCTTGGTGGGCATGTGGGGGCCGAAGGCCGCGATCGCCGGTTTCCAGGCACGCGGCTTGCAAAGCCTTCTGGCTGCTTGGAGTGGGGATGGGCCACAGAGCTTCGTCATTGCCGCGGATACGGGCTCCGGGAAGACCGAAGCTGCCCTATTGCCCCTAATCACTGCGGCAGCGGCTGACCGCCTGCGTGGTGTGCGAGGCGTGCGCGCAGTACTCACTTATCCGCGAACCCGGCTCGCGGCTAACCAAGCTCAGCGGCTTGCTGGCTATCTCGCAGCGCTGTCCCAGCAGAGCCGCATGCCGACGGTAACGATGGGGTTGCAGTTCACGCAGGTGCCTCGGACCTTTGCAGTGGCGGACGAGGCGGCCGGTTGGCGGCGCCAAGCAAATGGGGTCTGGAGCTTCCCGCTCTTCGGCTGCCCCACGTGCGACCGCGAACTCTTGGCGCATGAGGCGGAAGGCGTAGAAGGGGCAGACTCACTCCGTTGCACAAATTGCGGCTGGAGCTACGACGGCTGGATCGGGACCAAAGTCGGCTTGGAGCGGACGCCCCCAAATTTCTTCCTTCCGACAACCGACAGCTTGCACCAATGGCTGCATGCGCCGCATTATAGCTCGCTCTTTGGCGATAGGGAGGGTTGGGCACCGCCCCGCGCACTCCTCGCCGACGAGATTCACCTCTACACCCACATTCACGGCGCTCAGGTGGGGTACGCACTTCGTCGCCTGGCGGCGCGCTGCGCCCGAAATAGCGGCGGTGGAACGGTTCTGGCGATTGGCATGAGCGCCACACTGGGCGACCCGGCGACTGCGTGGGGTCGGCTGATCGGCCGCGAGGATGTGGTACCAATCACTCCTGATACTGCGGCCGGGGAGCGTCAGCCGAATCCCAAGGGCCGCGAGTACTACTATTTCGTCCAGCCGGAGGCGGAGTCTCGCGGTCAAGACATCAGTGGTGCCTCCACCACGGTGCAGAGCTTCATGTGCCTGGCTCACGGGATGCGCCGGCGCACCGGTCACCAGGGCGGGTATCGCAGTCTCGTATTCTTAGATTCGATCGATAAGGTTCGTCGGTTGCACGCCGTCTATCAGGACGCTGAGGAGATCAAGCGCCTGGCAAGTTTCCGTACGCGCTTCTATCCCGACGATCCTGTTACAGGTCAGCCTCGTACCGATTGCTGCCAAGAGCCGCACGGCTGCGAAATCTTCCGGGACGGCGAATGCTGGTGGTTCGCCGCAAACGACAGCCGCCAGGTTGGCCCATCTGGGTTGCGGCGGCGAGACTGGCCGCTCACCGTAGCCCCCCAACCGGTGACATCTGCGACAACAGGGAGAGTCGAGGAGTTGATCCGCCGCAGCGACGTGGTGTTCGCCACCTCCTCGCTGGAAGTCGGCTATGACGACCCCGACATTTCGCTTGTCTACCAGCAGTATGCCCCGCAGAATCTGGCAAGTTTCATCCAGCGTAAAGGCCGCGGTGGACGCGGCGTTGATGATAGACCCGTAACGGGTGTGACCCTTTCGCTCTACTCCGCGCGGGACAGTTGGTGGTTTAGGCGGCCCTCGGAGATGGTGAACCCCAGGGGGTTCGACACCCCACTAAACCCCAACAACCATTTTGTCCGTCGCGGTCAGGTTCTTTCGGCAATGCTCGACGGAGCGGCGCGCTTCGCGGCAGTGGTGGGAGTTTCGCCATTGTTACCTGGCGGAAGGCTCGCTCCAGGAGCCTTGGCCGAGGCCGAAACGATGGTCCGTGAGGTATTCCAAGAGGACGTATGGTTGGAGTTCGGCGCTGCTGATCTCGAACAACTCTGGACTCACGCCTTGGAGCAAGCTCGACCTGAGCATTCGCTTGAGACCCTTGCCCAGATTCGAATTGCGGTTGGCTGGATCCAACTTCTTGTTCGAGAACGTGAACCTGCCTCAACTGCAGGTCTTAACGTCTGA
- the queE gene encoding 7-carboxy-7-deazaguanine synthase, translating to MAYAVKEIFYTLQGEGQNAGRAAVFCRFAGCNLWSGREVDRSKAICQFCDTDFVGTDGDGGGRFRTANHLAHAIAEKWPPGEMRRRFVVLTGGEPMLQIDASLVAALHEAGFEIAVETNGTLMPPPGIDWICVSPKAGAPLSLTKGNELKLVFPQVGAEPERFEALAFDHFLLQPMDGPQRSSNTQAAVEYCLANPRWQLSLQTHKHLGIR from the coding sequence ATGGCTTATGCGGTGAAGGAGATCTTCTACACGCTGCAAGGCGAGGGTCAGAACGCCGGCCGCGCAGCTGTATTTTGCAGATTTGCCGGTTGCAACCTTTGGTCAGGAAGAGAGGTCGATCGATCTAAGGCGATCTGCCAGTTCTGCGATACAGATTTTGTCGGCACGGATGGAGATGGCGGCGGACGCTTTCGCACCGCTAACCATCTTGCTCACGCGATCGCAGAAAAATGGCCACCAGGTGAGATGCGGCGTCGCTTCGTGGTCCTCACAGGTGGCGAACCTATGCTTCAGATCGACGCGTCGTTGGTGGCCGCCCTCCACGAAGCGGGTTTTGAGATTGCCGTTGAGACAAACGGCACATTAATGCCGCCTCCAGGGATCGACTGGATCTGCGTAAGCCCGAAGGCTGGCGCACCACTGTCCCTGACGAAAGGAAACGAACTAAAGCTGGTGTTCCCGCAGGTCGGCGCCGAACCGGAGCGGTTCGAGGCGTTGGCGTTCGACCATTTCCTGCTCCAGCCGATGGATGGCCCCCAACGCTCATCCAATACCCAAGCTGCAGTCGAGTACTGCTTGGCCAATCCCCGCTGGCAACTCAGCCTCCAAACCCACAAGCACTTGGGAATTCGATGA
- the queD gene encoding 6-carboxytetrahydropterin synthase QueD — MKITQAFTFEAAHRLPNVPKTHRCHRMHGHSYRVELRLEGSVDPHTGFVVDFFDVEAAFGPVLERLDHYCLNDVEGLENPTAENIAIWIWDRIKPHLPQTVSVTVFETPDCWAEYEGR; from the coding sequence ATGAAAATCACACAGGCATTCACCTTTGAAGCTGCGCATCGCCTGCCGAATGTACCGAAGACTCATCGGTGCCATCGTATGCATGGGCACTCCTATCGCGTGGAGTTACGGCTGGAGGGTTCAGTCGATCCGCATACGGGTTTCGTCGTCGATTTCTTCGATGTTGAGGCGGCCTTTGGCCCCGTTCTAGAGCGACTGGACCACTATTGCCTCAACGACGTCGAGGGGCTGGAAAATCCGACCGCTGAGAACATTGCGATCTGGATATGGGATCGCATCAAGCCGCACCTTCCACAAACGGTCTCAGTGACTGTGTTTGAGACACCGGATTGCTGGGCGGAATATGAAGGACGATGA
- the dbpB gene encoding DGQHR domain-containing protein DpdB yields MSGTRLLHFDVVVPRQSEALPVFSFAAKASEVARFARIERAGRDEVGVLQGFQRPQIAGHIREIRDYLEKPSAILPNPIVVAFMGSASLEMLPSPSGSSEGKFGHLTIDVTGGAPGWIVDGQQRFTALSEMRDREFEVLVSGFICDSLEELQKQFILINNTRPLPKALVYELLPQVSDLPPRMSNRSQAALVIEALNYREGSALRGMIRQQTNPKGIIRDTVLQRVVMNSLTDGALRLYADDNHLLLGHGVDLVSEFFHAVRHVFADDWDGKSPKTSRLVHGAGIIAMGYVMEALHVMTGAEDRQAFARGLRHLKGRTAWSSGEWVFGHEHRRWNGLQNVPSDIRQLSMYLVQELKRALPKTVEAA; encoded by the coding sequence ATGAGTGGAACGCGCCTTCTCCATTTTGATGTTGTCGTGCCTCGCCAAAGTGAGGCGCTGCCGGTTTTCAGCTTTGCGGCCAAGGCCAGCGAAGTCGCTCGCTTCGCCAGGATTGAGCGAGCAGGTCGCGACGAAGTTGGCGTGTTGCAGGGATTTCAGCGGCCGCAGATTGCTGGTCACATTCGCGAGATTCGTGACTATCTCGAAAAACCCAGCGCAATTCTCCCGAATCCGATTGTCGTAGCCTTCATGGGTTCCGCAAGCCTTGAGATGTTGCCGTCTCCTAGCGGTAGTAGCGAGGGCAAGTTCGGTCACCTGACGATCGATGTGACCGGCGGAGCCCCGGGCTGGATCGTCGATGGCCAGCAACGATTTACGGCCCTCAGCGAAATGCGCGATCGAGAGTTCGAGGTCCTTGTGTCCGGCTTTATCTGCGACAGCCTTGAGGAGCTTCAAAAGCAATTCATTCTCATCAACAACACTCGGCCGCTGCCTAAGGCGCTTGTCTATGAACTGCTGCCGCAAGTCAGCGATCTGCCGCCGCGCATGTCCAATCGTAGCCAAGCGGCGCTTGTGATTGAGGCGCTGAACTATCGCGAAGGCTCGGCCTTGCGCGGAATGATCCGCCAACAGACAAACCCGAAAGGCATCATTCGCGACACGGTTTTGCAGCGTGTTGTCATGAACTCCCTGACAGACGGTGCGCTCCGCCTCTACGCCGATGACAACCATTTGCTGCTCGGTCACGGCGTGGATCTGGTAAGCGAATTCTTCCATGCCGTGAGGCACGTGTTTGCTGATGATTGGGATGGAAAGTCGCCCAAGACCTCTCGACTCGTCCACGGCGCCGGGATCATTGCGATGGGTTACGTCATGGAAGCCCTGCACGTGATGACGGGCGCCGAGGACCGGCAGGCGTTCGCTAGAGGGTTACGGCATTTGAAGGGTCGCACGGCCTGGAGTTCGGGTGAATGGGTGTTCGGACACGAACATCGGCGCTGGAATGGCTTGCAGAATGTTCCCTCGGACATACGACAGTTGTCGATGTATCTCGTGCAGGAACTGAAACGAGCTTTGCCAAAAACTGTAGAGGCGGCGTGA
- the queC gene encoding 7-cyano-7-deazaguanine synthase QueC: MKDDHAIVLFSGGQDSTTCLAWALDRFAHVETIGFDYRQRHRVELDVRPAVLDALRQQFPKWAGKLGDDHLIDVAVLSQVSETSLTRDVEIAMQENGLPNTFVPGRNLLFMTFAAAVAYRRGAKHIVTGVCETDYSGYPDCRDDTMKAMQLALNLGMDARFVVHTPLMWIDKTETWRLAHSLGGDEFVDLIRRETHTCYNGNRAHLHNWGYGCGICPACELRAAGWDRYVAAAA; the protein is encoded by the coding sequence ATGAAAGACGATCACGCGATTGTTCTGTTTTCCGGAGGACAAGATTCGACGACCTGCCTCGCCTGGGCGCTCGACCGCTTCGCCCATGTTGAGACAATAGGCTTCGACTACCGGCAACGGCATCGAGTTGAACTGGATGTGCGGCCGGCAGTGCTCGACGCGTTAAGACAGCAATTCCCTAAGTGGGCGGGCAAACTGGGCGACGATCATCTTATCGACGTTGCGGTACTAAGTCAGGTGAGCGAAACGTCCCTGACACGGGACGTTGAGATTGCCATGCAGGAGAATGGCCTTCCCAACACATTCGTGCCTGGGCGCAATCTTCTATTCATGACCTTTGCAGCGGCTGTTGCTTACCGACGTGGCGCCAAGCACATCGTCACGGGAGTATGTGAGACCGACTATTCAGGCTATCCGGATTGCCGTGACGACACGATGAAGGCGATGCAACTCGCCCTTAATCTCGGCATGGATGCGCGGTTTGTGGTCCACACTCCGCTGATGTGGATCGACAAGACTGAGACATGGCGCTTGGCCCATAGCCTAGGTGGCGACGAGTTCGTGGATTTGATCCGCCGAGAAACACACACTTGCTACAATGGAAATCGCGCTCACCTACACAACTGGGGATATGGCTGTGGTATATGTCCGGCGTGCGAACTCCGTGCGGCAGGGTGGGATCGCTACGTAGCCGCCGCAGCCTAA
- the dpdA gene encoding tRNA-guanine transglycosylase DpdA, with product MKFVFADSLDFVDPAYDFIADRNGAGRAVHRDDQFPHEFLDVAPYDGILVSRGIVGDALILGKYTEAQLMRFRREGARRFLRYPKERFPDSMMMGDCGAFTYRNLPEPPYRAADTVEFYGDGGFTHGCSPDHLIFDFDDQGAERLPSEVPEDTRRRFEITQQNAAEFIHAAKSLGPRFVPMGVIQGWSAPSMADAAVGLAKMGYNYLAVGGTVPLRIEQIRRALAAVRDAVPQHVRLHLLGFGKIEQLADIERHGVTSFDTTSPLMRAFKDARKNYWVRSRTGELSYYTAIRIPQAIENNRLKNKALEGRINQEEARTLEKAALEGVRKVARREVGIEEALDAVMAYWDALNWDDEVSPSRRADSLNRQRRIYARTLEDRPWEGCDCRVCREGGVEALIFRNSNRNKRRGMHNLHVFHQHLCDFRADAA from the coding sequence ATGAAGTTTGTGTTTGCAGACAGTCTGGATTTCGTCGATCCAGCCTATGACTTTATCGCCGATCGAAACGGGGCCGGACGCGCCGTTCATCGAGACGACCAGTTCCCGCATGAGTTCTTGGATGTAGCGCCATATGACGGAATCCTGGTCTCCCGTGGCATCGTGGGCGACGCTCTCATTCTGGGCAAGTATACGGAAGCCCAGTTGATGAGATTTCGGCGAGAGGGCGCCAGACGGTTTCTTCGCTATCCAAAGGAGCGCTTTCCCGACAGCATGATGATGGGTGACTGTGGCGCATTCACCTATCGCAATTTGCCCGAGCCTCCATATCGAGCGGCGGACACGGTCGAGTTCTATGGGGACGGCGGCTTCACGCATGGCTGCTCGCCTGACCATCTGATTTTCGATTTTGATGACCAAGGCGCGGAGCGCTTGCCATCCGAGGTGCCCGAAGACACTCGCCGTCGCTTCGAAATCACTCAGCAGAATGCAGCGGAGTTCATCCACGCGGCAAAGAGCCTAGGCCCTCGGTTTGTTCCGATGGGCGTTATTCAAGGGTGGTCCGCCCCGAGCATGGCAGACGCAGCCGTCGGTCTGGCAAAAATGGGCTACAACTATTTGGCGGTTGGCGGCACTGTTCCGCTCAGAATTGAACAGATCCGCCGGGCGTTGGCAGCGGTCCGGGACGCGGTGCCCCAACATGTCCGATTGCACCTTCTAGGCTTTGGGAAGATTGAGCAGCTTGCAGACATTGAACGTCATGGCGTCACAAGCTTTGACACCACATCCCCTCTGATGCGAGCCTTCAAGGACGCGCGCAAAAACTATTGGGTGCGCAGCAGAACGGGGGAACTCTCCTACTACACTGCTATTCGCATCCCGCAGGCGATCGAGAACAACCGGCTGAAAAATAAGGCTCTCGAAGGGCGCATCAACCAAGAAGAAGCGCGAACGCTGGAAAAAGCCGCTCTCGAAGGCGTGCGCAAGGTGGCACGGCGAGAAGTTGGCATTGAGGAAGCACTGGACGCGGTGATGGCCTATTGGGATGCGCTCAATTGGGACGACGAAGTATCGCCGTCGCGACGAGCCGACTCACTAAATCGGCAGCGGCGAATATACGCGCGCACGCTCGAGGATCGGCCCTGGGAAGGGTGCGACTGCCGTGTCTGCCGTGAGGGCGGCGTCGAGGCTCTAATCTTCAGAAATTCCAATCGAAATAAAAGGCGCGGAATGCACAATCTTCATGTTTTCCATCAACACCTCTGTGACTTTCGGGCAGATGCAGCATGA
- the dbpB gene encoding DGQHR domain-containing protein DpdB: MTRRKLGSDPMLAIRALRTQQADGIDVYAFFVPGADLLRIAEISRVQRDSQGALHGFQRKEIRNHVQSIVEFLDQGSVLFPNAIILAISPHAVFTQSRGSKPDGDVKASQAGTLRIPIPRDGTKAAWIVDGQQRSIALAQAKNKGFPVPVVAFVSEDLSTHREQFILVNKARPLPPRLINELLPEVEADLPRDLAPRRIPSEIVNLLNTAPDSPLRNLIRRLSDENSQAVIIDTALIKVVRNSITSPLGVLAPYKASSSRDADCLGMYRVLAAFWGAVREVFPDAWARPPTESRLMHSAGIEAMGYLMDRIMSRALGSNDLRRHAIDALSRIAPYCCWTRGRWPDIDRNWDDIQNVSRDIRLLSEQLARLDHVHSFAKVA; this comes from the coding sequence ATGACGCGCAGAAAACTCGGCAGTGACCCTATGCTCGCGATACGCGCCCTGCGGACACAGCAGGCCGACGGGATCGATGTCTATGCCTTCTTCGTGCCCGGAGCCGATTTGCTCAGGATTGCCGAGATCAGCCGCGTCCAGAGGGATTCGCAAGGGGCACTGCACGGTTTCCAGCGCAAGGAAATCCGCAACCACGTTCAGTCCATTGTAGAGTTTCTCGACCAAGGTTCAGTGCTCTTTCCGAACGCGATTATCCTGGCGATTTCGCCGCACGCGGTGTTCACACAAAGTCGGGGAAGCAAGCCCGATGGTGATGTCAAAGCGTCTCAAGCGGGTACACTGCGCATTCCGATACCCAGGGACGGAACGAAAGCAGCCTGGATCGTCGACGGACAGCAGCGCTCAATCGCGCTCGCGCAGGCAAAAAACAAAGGCTTTCCCGTCCCGGTGGTCGCCTTTGTGTCTGAAGATCTGTCGACCCATCGTGAGCAATTCATCCTGGTCAACAAAGCGCGTCCACTGCCACCTCGGTTGATCAACGAACTGCTGCCCGAGGTGGAGGCCGATCTGCCACGCGATCTCGCCCCGCGTCGCATTCCCAGCGAAATCGTGAACTTGCTCAACACCGCACCCGACTCCCCGCTTCGGAACTTGATCAGGCGATTGTCCGACGAGAACTCACAAGCCGTGATCATCGATACGGCTCTGATCAAGGTGGTGCGCAACAGCATCACTAGCCCGCTTGGTGTGCTCGCGCCTTACAAGGCATCATCCTCGCGCGATGCCGACTGCCTTGGGATGTACCGGGTCCTTGCCGCGTTCTGGGGGGCAGTGAGAGAGGTGTTTCCTGACGCTTGGGCACGACCGCCGACGGAGAGCCGACTGATGCATTCGGCCGGAATCGAGGCGATGGGGTATCTGATGGATCGCATCATGTCCCGGGCGTTGGGGTCGAATGACCTTCGGCGCCACGCCATCGATGCGCTGTCTCGCATAGCGCCATATTGCTGTTGGACGAGAGGGCGCTGGCCTGACATAGATCGCAATTGGGACGATATCCAGAATGTCAGCCGAGACATAAGGCTGCTTTCAGAACAGTTGGCGCGTCTTGATCACGTGCACTCCTTCGCAAAGGTCGCGTGA